One Cohnella candidum genomic region harbors:
- a CDS encoding carbohydrate ABC transporter permease translates to MAARRWTSLTLTYLLLIVAFVSFTFPFFLLIVNSFKTNGDILENPFSLPRHWDFSHFGDVIEKMNFLVTFKNTFVISALSVAFILLFSAMAAYYIVRNATRFNKTFFAVLVASMIIPFQSIMIPLIYIYGAKLNWIKTMPMGLLIVLYIGFGSAFSVFIYHGFIKSIPLELEEASLIDGCTRRQTFFKIVLPMLAPTSSTIAILNVLWIWNDYLLPSLVLNDEAHFTMPIKMKVFNGTYMNNWELLIPAILMTVLPILVVYLFGQRYIIKGVMQGAIK, encoded by the coding sequence ATGGCGGCACGCAGGTGGACTTCTTTGACGCTGACTTACCTTTTGCTGATCGTGGCGTTCGTGTCGTTTACGTTCCCGTTCTTCCTCCTTATCGTGAATTCTTTCAAAACCAACGGAGACATCCTCGAGAATCCGTTCTCGCTGCCGAGGCATTGGGATTTCAGCCATTTCGGCGACGTCATCGAGAAAATGAACTTCCTCGTGACGTTCAAAAACACGTTCGTGATCTCCGCGCTCAGCGTCGCGTTCATCCTGCTGTTCAGCGCGATGGCGGCGTACTATATCGTCAGGAACGCGACCCGGTTCAATAAAACGTTTTTCGCGGTTCTCGTCGCTTCCATGATCATTCCGTTCCAATCGATCATGATTCCGCTCATTTACATTTACGGAGCCAAGCTGAATTGGATCAAAACGATGCCGATGGGGCTGCTGATCGTCCTCTATATCGGTTTCGGCAGCGCGTTTTCCGTCTTCATCTACCACGGCTTCATCAAGTCCATCCCGCTCGAATTGGAGGAAGCGTCGCTCATCGACGGATGCACCCGCAGGCAGACGTTTTTCAAAATCGTCCTGCCGATGCTCGCGCCGACCTCCTCCACGATCGCGATCCTGAACGTGCTGTGGATCTGGAACGACTATTTGCTTCCGTCGCTCGTGCTGAACGACGAGGCGCATTTCACGATGCCGATCAAAATGAAGGTTTTCAACGGCACGTACATGAACAACTGGGAGCTGCTGATCCCGGCGATCCTCATGACGGTGCTGCCGATTCTCGTCGTCTATTTGTTCGGCCAGCGGTACATCATCAAGGGCGTCATGCAAGGGGCGATCAAATAA
- a CDS encoding carbohydrate ABC transporter permease has translation MIAEKSKVKRLGNQLFFTGPTLIAFAIAVLIPFAYGYYLTLMHMTSPVSPLEFSGIDNYKTAFQDKDLWASLWLTVKYVGATIVLVNAIGFILAYLVTSGLRSQNFFRTALFTPNLIGGLVLGYIWQFIFVQSLPMIGEKFGIEALRLGWLGDEHQAFWALVIVTIWQSAGYMMIIFIAGLISVPKDIIEASTIDGANAFQRLTRMTLPLMVPSFVVTIFLTLKNAFMVYDINFSLTGGGPFNSTQMVSMHVVQKAFLETNYGVGQAEAIVLFVIVAVVTGLQVYFSKKMEVEA, from the coding sequence ATGATCGCAGAAAAAAGCAAGGTCAAACGGTTAGGCAACCAGTTGTTTTTCACCGGCCCCACCCTGATCGCGTTCGCGATTGCCGTATTGATTCCGTTCGCGTACGGCTATTACCTGACATTGATGCACATGACGTCGCCCGTGAGTCCGCTGGAGTTCTCGGGGATCGACAACTATAAGACGGCTTTCCAGGATAAGGACCTGTGGGCGTCGCTGTGGTTGACCGTCAAATACGTCGGCGCCACGATCGTGCTCGTCAACGCGATCGGTTTCATCTTGGCTTATCTGGTCACTTCCGGCCTCCGAAGCCAAAACTTTTTCCGTACCGCGCTGTTCACGCCGAACCTCATCGGCGGCTTGGTCCTCGGCTATATCTGGCAATTCATTTTCGTCCAATCCCTGCCTATGATCGGGGAGAAATTCGGCATCGAGGCGCTGCGTCTAGGTTGGCTGGGCGATGAGCACCAAGCCTTCTGGGCCCTCGTCATCGTGACGATCTGGCAATCGGCGGGTTACATGATGATCATTTTCATCGCCGGACTGATCAGCGTGCCGAAAGACATCATCGAAGCGTCTACCATCGATGGCGCCAATGCGTTCCAGCGGCTCACCAGAATGACCTTGCCCCTGATGGTGCCTTCGTTCGTCGTCACGATTTTCCTGACTTTGAAAAACGCCTTCATGGTTTACGATATCAACTTCTCCCTCACGGGAGGAGGCCCGTTCAACAGCACGCAGATGGTATCCATGCACGTCGTGCAGAAAGCGTTCCTGGAGACGAACTACGGCGTCGGTCAGGCGGAAGCGATCGTTCTGTTCGTCATCGTGGCCGTCGTGACGGGATTGCAGGTTTATTTCAGCAAGAAGATGGAGGTGGAAGCGTAA
- a CDS encoding ABC transporter substrate-binding protein, translating to MKKTFASLLIASLAFGLAACGGSKTAESPDASSAAPSSSASSSASASPDQEKVKIIITNGKGEIASQWTQAAKDFMAANPNIEVVAQSQAVGDTLSILDKLTASGEVVTVAMLEPSAVLNKYKDFGIDLSGEKWNEETKDGFKNEQGQVVGFPFAIEGFGLVYNKKVVEKAVGGTFDPFSINTRDKLKELLDKIKASGVKYPVAYQTEAWSVSNHYSTQFLNQVADGSTIVSQLKEGKFDLAGNAAWNGYYDTMDLLASKDYNKYGERPLGQYYDDAHLSVGKGESAMLFNGNWAFDSLKAVAGDSFGFIPVPNDNNPDNPLNNKIVAGPTQILAINKNATPAQQEAGKKFLNWLVYDKAGQDFLVNKSQIISAFKNNPNKVTNPLGAAIADAIAQGKTMPFSTNYVVADDWFKIIGPDVQKYIVKKESRADLAKAIQTYCTSKK from the coding sequence TTGAAAAAGACATTCGCTTCGCTCCTGATCGCATCGCTGGCTTTTGGCTTGGCCGCATGCGGCGGCTCCAAAACGGCTGAGTCGCCGGACGCGTCCTCCGCGGCGCCGAGCAGCTCGGCGAGCAGCAGCGCGTCAGCCAGTCCGGACCAGGAAAAAGTGAAAATCATCATCACGAACGGCAAAGGTGAAATCGCTTCCCAATGGACGCAGGCCGCCAAGGACTTCATGGCCGCGAACCCGAACATCGAAGTCGTGGCGCAGTCCCAAGCGGTCGGCGACACGCTCAGCATTCTCGATAAGCTGACGGCCTCCGGTGAAGTCGTCACCGTAGCCATGCTGGAACCGAGTGCCGTACTAAACAAATACAAAGACTTCGGCATCGATTTGTCCGGCGAGAAGTGGAACGAAGAAACGAAAGACGGCTTCAAGAACGAGCAAGGCCAAGTCGTCGGCTTCCCGTTCGCGATCGAAGGCTTCGGACTCGTCTATAACAAGAAAGTGGTCGAGAAAGCGGTGGGCGGCACGTTCGACCCGTTCTCCATCAACACCCGCGACAAATTGAAAGAGCTGCTTGACAAAATCAAGGCTTCCGGCGTGAAATACCCGGTCGCCTACCAGACGGAAGCCTGGTCGGTGAGCAACCATTACAGCACGCAATTCCTGAACCAGGTCGCCGACGGCAGCACGATCGTCTCGCAGCTGAAGGAAGGCAAATTCGACCTGGCCGGCAACGCGGCTTGGAACGGTTATTACGACACGATGGACCTGCTGGCTTCCAAGGATTACAACAAATACGGCGAGCGTCCGCTGGGCCAGTACTACGACGACGCTCACCTGTCGGTCGGCAAAGGCGAATCCGCGATGCTGTTCAACGGCAACTGGGCGTTCGACTCCCTGAAAGCCGTCGCCGGCGACTCCTTCGGCTTCATTCCGGTACCGAACGACAACAACCCGGACAACCCGCTGAACAACAAAATCGTGGCCGGCCCGACGCAAATCCTGGCCATCAACAAAAACGCGACTCCGGCGCAGCAAGAAGCGGGCAAGAAGTTCTTGAACTGGCTCGTCTACGATAAAGCCGGCCAAGACTTCCTGGTGAACAAATCCCAAATCATCTCGGCCTTCAAGAACAACCCGAACAAGGTCACGAACCCGCTCGGAGCCGCGATTGCCGACGCTATCGCGCAAGGCAAAACGATGCCGTTCAGCACGAACTACGTCGTCGCCGACGACTGGTTCAAAATCATCGGCCCGGATGTCCAGAAATACATCGTCAAGAAAGAATCCCGCGCGGATCTGGCGAAAGCCATCCAAACGTATTGCACGAGCAAGAAATAA
- a CDS encoding LacI family DNA-binding transcriptional regulator: protein MSTINDVAEKAGVSVTTVSRVLNNRGYISEKTREKVYRTMEELNYQPNEIARSLLRKQSNIIGLIIPDISHPFFGEFANAAEYYAYQNGCKLLLCNSQLDPAKEREYIEMMKRHRVDGIIMGSHTLDVEVYRNLPYPVVTLDRQIEGIPFVASDNERGGELAAQLLIDKGCRKLAHICGNLQLDLLANRRTSGFERVASENGATFMTLQTNMDVFDQQEYERIISGLLTEHPDIDGVFATSDIIAAFVIKWCRKLGKQVPGQVRIVGYDDVRMASWATPGITTVKQPIREMGRLAVELIRKQMDEEDFSMENLLPVTLVERETT from the coding sequence ATGTCGACGATCAATGACGTAGCGGAGAAGGCGGGAGTCTCCGTGACGACGGTGTCCCGGGTCCTAAACAACCGCGGTTACATCAGCGAGAAAACCCGGGAAAAAGTTTACCGCACGATGGAAGAACTGAATTACCAGCCGAACGAGATCGCCCGGTCTCTGCTTCGCAAGCAATCGAATATCATCGGCCTCATCATTCCGGACATTTCCCACCCCTTCTTCGGCGAGTTCGCCAATGCCGCGGAGTATTACGCCTACCAGAACGGGTGCAAGCTTTTACTATGCAATTCGCAGCTGGATCCGGCCAAGGAACGGGAGTATATCGAGATGATGAAACGCCACCGGGTGGACGGCATCATCATGGGCAGCCACACGCTTGACGTCGAGGTGTATCGCAATCTCCCCTATCCCGTCGTGACGCTGGACCGCCAAATCGAAGGCATTCCTTTTGTCGCATCGGACAATGAACGCGGCGGAGAACTCGCGGCTCAGCTCCTGATCGACAAGGGTTGCCGGAAACTCGCGCATATTTGCGGCAACCTGCAGTTGGACTTGCTCGCAAACCGGCGGACGTCCGGGTTCGAACGGGTCGCTTCCGAGAACGGCGCAACGTTTATGACCCTTCAGACGAACATGGACGTTTTCGACCAGCAAGAGTACGAGCGGATCATATCCGGCCTTTTGACGGAGCACCCGGATATCGACGGTGTTTTCGCGACCAGCGACATTATCGCCGCCTTCGTGATCAAATGGTGCCGCAAGCTCGGCAAACAGGTGCCCGGCCAGGTGAGGATCGTCGGGTACGACGACGTCCGGATGGCTTCGTGGGCTACCCCCGGAATCACCACGGTCAAGCAGCCGATCCGGGAGATGGGCAGACTGGCGGTCGAGTTGATCCGCAAACAAATGGACGAGGAAGACTTCAGCATGGAAAATTTACTCCCGGTCACATTGGTAGAGAGAGAGACGACGTAA
- a CDS encoding winged helix DNA-binding domain-containing protein has translation MSGDKALPILSLKALNRASLARQMLLSRVRLPSLEAIERLAGLQAQAPNPPYYALWSRLEGFRQEELSRLIQDKKAVRIALMRATLHLVSSRDCFSLRSWVQPALDRSLNGAFGTLLGEVDRQALALEARAEIQEEPLTLRELGKRLGKRWTRSDPEALAAAARNLVPLVQVPPRGLWGVSGQAVHTTAEAWLGPLFSSSMGEEEIILRYLYAFGPASVKDIQAWSGLTRLNETVGKLRAKLISFRDERDVELFDLPDAPRPDPETHAPPRFLGEFDNLLLSYADRSRLIGEEDRARVFTRNGIVRSTILVDGFVSGTWKITRDKSTAVLSIEPFQSLSGEARSELTLEGERLLGFAAADASKLDIVFESHSEE, from the coding sequence ATGAGCGGAGATAAAGCCCTGCCCATCCTTAGCCTGAAGGCGTTGAACCGGGCTTCGCTCGCCAGACAAATGCTGTTGAGCCGGGTCCGGCTGCCTTCGCTCGAAGCCATCGAGCGGCTTGCCGGCCTGCAAGCTCAGGCGCCGAACCCCCCTTATTACGCGCTATGGTCCCGTTTGGAGGGCTTTCGTCAAGAAGAATTATCCCGGCTCATTCAGGATAAAAAGGCCGTTCGGATCGCCTTGATGCGCGCGACGCTCCACCTGGTGTCCTCCCGGGATTGCTTCTCTTTGCGATCGTGGGTGCAGCCCGCCTTGGACCGAAGCTTGAACGGAGCTTTCGGCACGCTTCTTGGGGAAGTAGACCGGCAGGCACTGGCATTAGAGGCACGAGCGGAGATTCAAGAGGAGCCGCTGACGCTCCGCGAGCTCGGCAAGAGGCTGGGAAAGCGATGGACCCGCAGCGACCCGGAAGCCCTCGCCGCGGCAGCCAGAAACCTGGTGCCGCTCGTTCAGGTGCCGCCGCGGGGCTTATGGGGCGTGAGCGGACAAGCCGTGCATACGACCGCGGAAGCTTGGCTGGGCCCGCTATTCTCCTCGTCAATGGGGGAGGAGGAAATCATTCTCCGGTACCTGTACGCTTTCGGCCCGGCGTCCGTCAAGGACATACAGGCATGGTCGGGGCTTACCCGTTTGAACGAAACCGTCGGGAAGCTGCGGGCCAAACTTATCTCCTTCCGCGACGAAAGAGACGTCGAATTGTTCGATTTGCCGGACGCTCCGAGACCGGATCCGGAAACGCACGCCCCGCCAAGATTCCTGGGAGAATTCGATAACCTGCTCCTGTCCTACGCGGATCGCAGCCGGCTGATCGGGGAGGAAGACCGAGCGCGGGTATTCACCAGGAACGGCATCGTCCGGTCCACCATCCTCGTGGACGGTTTCGTCTCCGGCACGTGGAAAATCACGCGCGATAAAAGTACGGCCGTTTTAAGCATAGAACCCTTCCAATCTCTATCCGGTGAGGCTCGAAGCGAGCTGACCTTGGAGGGGGAACGATTACTCGGCTTTGCCGCAGCGGACGCTTCCAAGCTTGATATCGTGTTCGAATCGCACAGCGAAGAGTAA
- a CDS encoding M20/M25/M40 family metallo-hydrolase yields MKFAYAALILLICLASELRIPSASVVPREAAGSEFSAERAYDHLKVFAVQPRVPGTANHNEAANYIAETIRRMGIPVSFETSTVDFRVRKLPIRNIVAELPGTQPGKPILMTAHYDSVEEGPGANDDAASVAVLLETLRVLKQEAPLRNTVVVLLTDGEESGLFGAKAYMNRHAADDIGFVLNLEARGSSGPMLLFQTSGENGQAIRLLRENADHPYAFSFFQDVFKILPNDTDFTVFKNAGVPGLNFAYAEGAGVYHTANDDLGHVSLPTVQHSGETALAMAKTLGNVDLSSLNGQGNDAFFNLFGNALVTYPAAWNPVLTAISLGLFAWAVYLGWKRRELRPRNGVKWALFTIVVILLLAVFGTFWSIGYSLLEFQGFTWPFFVYVGIVAILSGLIVWGLRKIKAVSWLNMLLNGMRIEDAAVGAMLLMALLALLTTFGMPGSHYLTAIPLSLSAVSLGGSVRLRRSPRAITFLQMVTVIPLILVLYPFFRLMAIGVGIAGIHYLLILLLLFVPLAMPLARKR; encoded by the coding sequence ATGAAATTCGCTTACGCGGCGTTGATTTTGTTGATTTGCTTGGCGAGCGAGCTGAGGATTCCCTCCGCCAGCGTGGTGCCCCGGGAGGCGGCGGGCTCCGAATTTTCGGCGGAGCGGGCATACGATCACCTGAAAGTGTTCGCGGTGCAGCCGAGGGTGCCCGGAACGGCCAATCACAATGAAGCCGCGAATTACATCGCCGAGACGATCAGAAGAATGGGCATTCCGGTATCCTTCGAAACGTCGACCGTGGATTTCCGGGTCCGAAAGCTGCCCATCCGCAACATCGTCGCCGAGCTGCCGGGCACGCAGCCGGGAAAGCCGATTCTCATGACCGCCCACTACGACTCCGTGGAGGAAGGGCCGGGCGCGAACGACGATGCCGCTAGCGTCGCCGTGCTGCTGGAGACGCTGCGCGTCCTAAAGCAGGAAGCTCCCCTGCGGAACACGGTCGTCGTGCTGCTCACGGACGGGGAAGAATCCGGGCTGTTCGGCGCGAAAGCCTATATGAATCGTCATGCTGCGGACGACATCGGTTTCGTGCTGAACCTGGAAGCACGGGGCTCCTCAGGTCCGATGCTGCTTTTCCAGACGAGTGGAGAAAACGGTCAAGCGATCCGGTTGCTCCGGGAAAACGCAGATCATCCCTATGCCTTCTCGTTTTTCCAGGACGTGTTCAAGATCTTGCCGAACGATACGGATTTCACGGTATTCAAAAACGCGGGCGTGCCCGGGCTGAACTTCGCCTACGCGGAAGGCGCGGGCGTGTATCATACCGCGAACGACGATCTCGGCCATGTCAGCCTTCCGACGGTGCAGCATAGCGGAGAGACGGCTTTAGCGATGGCCAAAACACTGGGTAATGTGGACCTATCCTCGTTGAACGGCCAAGGAAATGATGCGTTCTTTAACTTGTTCGGCAATGCGCTCGTGACGTACCCCGCGGCATGGAATCCCGTGTTGACCGCGATCTCCCTGGGGCTGTTCGCATGGGCGGTTTACTTGGGATGGAAAAGAAGAGAGCTGCGGCCGAGGAATGGGGTAAAATGGGCGTTGTTCACGATCGTAGTGATTCTGCTGCTAGCCGTCTTCGGGACGTTTTGGAGCATCGGTTATTCGCTTCTGGAGTTCCAGGGCTTCACTTGGCCGTTCTTCGTTTATGTCGGCATCGTCGCGATCCTCAGCGGTCTCATCGTTTGGGGACTTAGGAAAATCAAGGCGGTCTCTTGGTTGAACATGCTGCTGAATGGCATGCGGATCGAGGACGCCGCAGTCGGTGCAATGCTTTTGATGGCGTTGCTTGCTCTCCTTACGACTTTCGGCATGCCGGGCAGCCATTACCTCACGGCGATCCCGTTGTCGTTAAGCGCCGTCAGCCTAGGGGGCAGCGTTCGGCTGCGCCGATCCCCGCGGGCGATCACTTTTCTTCAAATGGTGACCGTCATCCCCCTCATTCTCGTGCTCTATCCGTTCTTCCGGCTGATGGCCATCGGGGTCGGGATCGCGGGAATCCATTATCTGCTGATCCTCCTGCTGCTGTTCGTGCCGCTAGCCATGCCGCTTGCGCGCAAACGTTAA
- a CDS encoding cache domain-containing sensor histidine kinase — protein sequence MVRSLNDIRLRDKMLLVFVLAVFIPVVLTNVIFYQITTNNVKNQKLSDINRALDQIRNNILDQIDASVGISSVLYNDAVLMEYLDKEYDSPADYVDNYHTYILHVLEKYSPVYQVIQSVTLYSDNPTLLFGGRVLQITDEVRKQAWYRKLTENASTLPIIEWNHPDFPGLTPNAISVIRSMNDPGGFNQTEKFLKIDLHPEKIADSLRNVTLEGQVYLIEGDRILLSTDPDRASAEPVPFVAPSRSNGSIVLEKDFGNVSYLKGWKIVGEFDERKVLEEVRKSREFVIYMAIPNIVVPTIIIIWFTRSLNNRIIRILKHMKRVKNHSFEPINDKPSADEIGQLTGEFNRMTLQIKSLIQDVYLADIQKKELQLSRNQSQLHALQSQINPHFLFNSLETIRMRSLMKQETETAKMIHNMAKIFRKSLTWGKDWITVKDELDLVECFLEIQKYRFGDKLNYEIRADDEVLKAMIPKMSLQPLVENASIHGIEPLKESGKIIVEIRKVPGGIVYIVQDNGVGIPAEKLEQLLRALDNEEEAYDRVGIRNVFLRLKGYYGDRVDYRVQSTEGEGTEIVIFVEDEPAEDESA from the coding sequence ATGGTTCGAAGCTTAAACGACATCCGGCTGCGGGATAAAATGCTGCTCGTGTTCGTGCTTGCGGTATTCATTCCCGTCGTGCTGACGAACGTGATTTTCTACCAGATCACGACGAACAACGTGAAAAACCAGAAACTTTCGGACATCAACAGGGCCCTCGACCAGATCCGCAATAACATTTTGGATCAGATCGACGCGAGCGTTGGAATTTCGTCCGTCTTATATAACGATGCCGTGCTGATGGAGTACCTCGACAAGGAGTACGATTCTCCCGCCGACTACGTGGATAACTACCATACGTACATTCTCCATGTGCTCGAGAAATACAGCCCGGTCTACCAAGTCATCCAGTCCGTGACCCTCTACTCCGACAACCCCACTCTCTTGTTCGGCGGACGGGTGCTGCAAATCACGGACGAGGTCCGAAAGCAGGCGTGGTACCGTAAATTAACGGAGAACGCATCCACGCTGCCGATCATCGAATGGAACCATCCGGATTTCCCCGGCCTGACGCCGAACGCGATCAGCGTCATCCGCAGCATGAATGATCCCGGCGGATTCAACCAAACGGAGAAGTTTTTGAAGATCGACCTTCATCCCGAGAAAATCGCGGACTCCCTGCGCAACGTGACCTTGGAGGGACAAGTGTATTTGATCGAGGGGGACCGGATCCTGCTTTCGACCGACCCGGACAGGGCTTCGGCCGAACCCGTCCCTTTCGTTGCGCCGTCCCGATCGAACGGATCGATCGTGCTGGAGAAAGACTTCGGGAACGTATCCTACCTGAAGGGTTGGAAAATCGTCGGAGAGTTCGATGAGCGCAAAGTGTTGGAAGAGGTACGGAAATCCAGGGAGTTCGTGATCTATATGGCGATTCCCAATATCGTCGTTCCGACCATCATCATCATCTGGTTCACGCGCTCGCTGAACAACCGGATCATCCGCATTTTGAAGCATATGAAACGGGTGAAGAACCATTCGTTCGAGCCGATCAACGATAAGCCGTCCGCCGACGAGATCGGGCAGCTGACCGGCGAATTCAACCGCATGACGCTGCAGATCAAATCCCTGATCCAAGACGTCTATCTCGCGGACATCCAGAAGAAGGAGCTTCAGCTCAGCCGCAACCAATCGCAGCTGCACGCCCTGCAAAGCCAGATTAACCCCCATTTCCTGTTCAATTCGCTGGAGACGATCCGGATGCGAAGCTTGATGAAGCAGGAGACCGAAACGGCCAAGATGATCCACAACATGGCGAAGATTTTCCGGAAGTCGCTGACGTGGGGCAAGGATTGGATCACGGTGAAAGACGAGCTGGATCTCGTCGAGTGTTTCCTGGAAATCCAGAAGTACCGTTTCGGCGATAAGTTGAATTACGAAATTCGGGCGGACGACGAAGTGCTGAAGGCGATGATTCCCAAAATGTCGCTTCAGCCGCTGGTCGAGAATGCGAGCATCCACGGCATCGAGCCGCTGAAGGAATCCGGGAAGATCATCGTGGAAATCCGCAAGGTTCCCGGCGGAATCGTGTATATCGTACAGGATAACGGAGTCGGCATTCCGGCGGAGAAGCTCGAACAGCTGCTCAGGGCGTTGGACAACGAAGAGGAAGCCTACGACCGCGTCGGGATCCGCAACGTGTTCCTGCGCCTTAAAGGTTATTACGGAGACCGCGTCGATTACCGGGTGCAAAGCACGGAAGGCGAAGGAACGGAAATCGTGATTTTCGTCGAGGATGAGCCGGCAGAAGATGAATCTGCATAG
- a CDS encoding response regulator transcription factor, which yields MRSVILIDDEVFARKGLCSLIPWNDHGYQIVGEASDGEEGLELIERLQPDLVITDIRMPVVDGLELIRSAKEKNLTRSKFILITGYNDFSYAQQALRFEVDDLLLKPIDEDELTETLRRVSSKWEKAAVPAENENRRALLLERLLQGKAEESTAQEAARLFGFTRDAEFRYVIVERNDASSETEEEAALALEGWKRSAADFLAALGQGDPPMPFQTHNPYAFGFLADSGRLRAYAGSWERFAEGLVRHVSKAAADSSAVPRVYLGHSVRSAKDAAMSYRSVFESLPHKFALADQTVIFSEKTGSMPLQYRDLDPKWTDVFMESLEEHDVNAAHEAVSHMFAEFRDLRFAPESIHACISRFALGVAETIGKMEGNEAEVESLLGVLHWNKRPMTLSGLRRVFEDFVRDGSDYMASLRKDKAKGGISKVKLYIETHFRENISLKSIAKQFYMNPVYLGQLFRKTYNVYFNDYLLNIRIQEAKRLLRQTDCKVYEVAAKVGFSNPDYFVTQFEKVERKTPMEYKNSLIARS from the coding sequence ATGAGATCAGTCATTCTCATCGACGACGAAGTGTTTGCCCGCAAAGGGCTGTGCAGCCTCATTCCCTGGAATGACCATGGCTATCAAATCGTGGGCGAGGCTTCCGACGGGGAAGAAGGGCTCGAACTGATCGAGCGGCTGCAACCGGATTTGGTCATTACGGATATCCGAATGCCCGTCGTGGACGGGTTGGAGTTGATCCGCAGCGCGAAAGAAAAGAACCTGACGCGCTCCAAATTCATCCTGATTACCGGATACAACGACTTCTCATATGCTCAGCAAGCTCTCCGCTTCGAAGTGGACGATCTCCTGCTCAAACCGATCGATGAAGACGAGCTGACGGAGACGCTGCGCCGCGTTTCCTCGAAATGGGAGAAAGCGGCCGTGCCGGCGGAAAACGAGAACCGTCGCGCGCTCCTGCTGGAGCGGCTCTTGCAAGGCAAGGCGGAAGAATCGACGGCCCAAGAAGCTGCCCGCCTGTTCGGCTTCACGCGGGACGCCGAGTTTCGGTATGTCATCGTGGAAAGGAACGACGCCTCTTCCGAGACCGAGGAAGAGGCGGCTTTGGCATTGGAAGGCTGGAAACGCTCGGCCGCGGATTTCCTGGCGGCATTAGGCCAAGGGGATCCGCCGATGCCGTTTCAGACCCATAATCCCTACGCATTCGGGTTTCTCGCGGATTCAGGGCGGCTGCGCGCATATGCGGGATCTTGGGAGAGATTCGCCGAAGGGCTCGTACGTCACGTGTCCAAAGCCGCTGCGGATTCCTCCGCCGTTCCCCGGGTATATCTGGGCCATTCCGTACGTTCCGCGAAGGATGCGGCCATGTCTTACCGGAGCGTCTTCGAATCGCTGCCCCATAAATTCGCTTTGGCGGATCAAACCGTGATTTTCTCGGAAAAGACGGGTTCGATGCCCTTGCAATATCGCGACCTGGATCCGAAATGGACGGACGTTTTCATGGAGAGCCTGGAAGAGCACGACGTGAACGCCGCCCATGAAGCGGTGTCCCATATGTTCGCGGAATTTCGGGACTTGCGGTTTGCGCCGGAATCCATACATGCGTGCATCTCGCGTTTTGCGCTCGGAGTCGCCGAAACCATCGGGAAAATGGAGGGAAATGAAGCGGAAGTCGAGTCTTTGCTCGGCGTTTTGCATTGGAACAAGCGCCCGATGACCTTGTCCGGGCTGAGGCGGGTATTCGAGGACTTCGTCCGGGACGGCTCCGATTATATGGCCTCCCTTCGCAAGGATAAAGCGAAAGGCGGCATTTCCAAAGTAAAGCTGTACATCGAGACGCACTTCCGGGAAAATATCAGCTTGAAGAGCATCGCGAAGCAGTTTTACATGAACCCCGTTTATTTGGGCCAGCTGTTCAGAAAAACGTACAACGTTTACTTTAACGATTACCTGCTGAACATCCGGATCCAGGAGGCCAAACGCCTGCTGCGGCAAACCGACTGCAAGGTATACGAAGTCGCGGCCAAGGTCGGTTTCAGCAACCCGGATTACTTCGTCACGCAATTCGAGAAAGTCGAACGGAAAACGCCCATGGAGTATAAAAATTCGCTCATTGCCCGTTCCTAA